AACCGGTAATGGCTTTAGCCAACTCAATAACATCAGCTTGGCTGTAACCACCATCGACCCCAAGCGTATGTAGCTCTAAAATTTCGCGAGCTAAATTTTCGTTTAAGCCTTTCTTACGCCTACGCCCCAATTTAGAGTTTTCGCCAAATGACTGTTCATTATTCAGGTAAATCAACATCGCTGGATGCTGTGCCACCGCCAGCAGCATATCTTCAAACTTTCCCACTAAGTTGGGGCCAATCGCCTCTCGCTCTAATGTGGGTGCCAAACCGCGCATTAATCGCCCTGATGCACTAACACTAAAGTGATTAGAAAAGAAATCCAACAAGCGCCACGCTAAACTATTATCAGACTCCAAGGCTTGATTAAATGTATCCTTGGTTAAATCAAAAAAAACCGAACGCTCAAAGTTTTTTTGATATTCCATATCTTGCATCATGTTTTGCACTTGGCTTTTTTTCAGTTTGACTTGTTTGCCATTTGCTTGATCTTTTTCGCGCTTTTTCATTTCACGATACACAGCAAATTGTTGAGCAATGTCATCAGAAGTTGCTAAACCTTGTGGGGCTGGGATATTAATGAGTTGACGAATCAACCATTGTTTTGGATCCGCTTGTGCGGCGTTTAAATCGCCGGGACGCGCACCATAAGCAAAACGGTTAGTCGCAATGGCAGCTTGAACTGACATAACAGTACCCTATCGTGTTAAATTAGCATCATTCTGTAACGATTATAGGCGATGTCGCAAACCACAAAATCGTTACTACCTGAGATATAACATAGATAGATATTTAACCCAGTGCTAGCGCATTTTCAATGCTTTACTGGCTCTTTACAATTTATTGACATTGACGAAAATTGCGTTAAGTACCGCGAGAAACTAGATACTGTTATAGTCAAAGCGATCAGGTTTTAGGGGAAGCCGTCAAAGCTATCGCGTCCTGCTAACGCCCCTTACCTGCATCCATGCAGGCAAGCTTCGAACTCCCATGAGCATATGCTCTATTATGTGATTGGGTTGCCTAAAGGGATTTAGGTAGTAGGACGACGCAGGAGCCAAAGTCGAGAGTAAGCGCTGACAATGAACCATAAGACCTGAGTGAGAAGACTATAGCTTGCTTTGATTGCAGACTGACCAAGCACAGCCAAGAGAATATGATGGGTTATTTCACTTGCAATTTTAGCGTAAGCAAACAAGCCAATAGCGCGACTAAGCCTGAAATAACATAAGTGGCACTTGCGTTCCAATCCCACATCGCGCCAACGCTTATGCTACCAATTGCGCCACCCAAACCATAGGTTGCGCCAACGTAAATGGCTTGACCGCGACTCTGCTGTTTAGCAGGAAATTGGCTACGTATAAACCGTTGGGCGGCAATGTGATGTAATCCATAGCCTAAAGCGTGGATCGATTGCGCAGCTAACAGCAACCAAAACTGTTCAGGCCATTGACCTATAGTTAGCCAACGCACTGCGCTAGCCAAATAGCAGCCAATAAAAATCCATTTTAAAGACCACAGCTGCACAATATGCCCAGCTTTAACAAACAGCAAAACTTCGCACAGTACCCCAAAGGCGATTAATATGCCGATTTGCGTACCACTGTAACCAAGCTCGGTTAAATAAATCGAGAAAAAGCCATAATAGGCAGCAAAGCTAAGCTGCAACAAAAAACACGCCACGTAAAACATAATTACCTGTGGCTTTAATAAGGTTTGCTTAATGGAACCGACATCTTGCTTGGCTTGCACAACCCGTCTGTCTTGCGGTAATCGCCAACTACTCAGTACCAATAAGCCCAACAAGCTTAATGTTGCCCATTCAATAGTATTGATGACACCTAGCCATTCAAAGGCAATACCAGACGCCATCACCAAACCGGTAAAACTAATACTGCCCCACACTCGGGTTCGACTATACAACTTAGCGTTACCTTTGTAACAAGCGGCACATACCGATTCCAGCTGCGGTAAAATTGCCGTCCAAAACAAGGTGAAAATCGTTAAGCTACAAAGCATTAAATAAAACTGATGACTAAACAGCAAAGGGATGAAAAACAATAAGGCTAGACTGGCACCAATTCTTATAATTTGTCGTTTGTTCTGTTTTTTATCGGCAAGGTTTGCCCATAAAAACGGGCCAAAGATACGCCCAATTGTCATCACTGATAAAATCGTTCCCACTTGAAGTGGCGATAAGCCCAATTCACTTAAATACAGGCCGAAATAGTGAGCAACTACGCCTAAAATAGCGAAGTAAGAAAAGTAGGTGTGGGACAGGCGAAAATAAATGGAGTTAAGCATCTAATATAACAAAGCCGAATCTCAAAGAAATTCGGCTTATATGTATAAGGTAAAGCGGCTTTAATTTGTCGGACGTATTCGTCCGACCTACACTACATAGTTAACTAAAATTACGCTTGTTTAGTAATATCTGGCGTAGCTACATTAACGTCAATATTTTGCGCGCGATGACGCATAACATGGTCCATTAAGGTGATAGCCAACATTGCCTCGGCAATAGGCACTGCACGAATGCCCACACAAGGATCATGACGACCTTTAGTAATCACTTCCGTCGTTTCGCCATTAATATCAATGGTCTCACCCGGTACGGTAATACTCGACGTTGGCTTAAGTGCAATACTGGCAACGATATCTTGCCCAGTGGAAATACCGCCTAACACACCGCCGGCATTGTTAGATAAAAAGCCATTTGGTGTCATCACATCGCGATGCTCCGAACCTTTTTGATTAATGCAATCAAAACCAGCACCAACCTCTACACCTTTAACCGCGTTAATACTCATTAATGAATAAGCGATTTCAGCATCTAAGCGATCAAATACCGGCTCGCCTAAACCGACAGGTACAGCAGAAGCTTCAACAGTTACCTTAGCGCCAATCGAATCGCCTTCTTTTTTCAAGTCGCGCATATATTCGTCAAGCGCTTCTAACTTGCTAGCATCAGGGAAAAAGAATGGGTTTTGGCTCACTTGCTCAAAGTCAACTGATTCAGCTTTTATTGGCCCGAGTTGCGATAAGTAACCGCGAACTTCAACACCAAACTTTTGCTTTAAGTATTTTTTAGCAATGGCACCCGCCGCGACACGCATCGCTGTTTCGCGCGCACTTGAGCGACCACCACCGCGATAATCTCGGTGCCCATACTTATGCGTGTAGGTATAGTCTGCATGACCTGGGCGGAAAGTATCTTTAATTTTCGAATAATCTTTAGAACGCTGATCGGTATTTTCGATAATCATACCAATGCTCGTGCCCGTGGTTTTACCTTCAAACACACCCGATAAAATTTTAACTTGATCCGGTTCACGACGTTGTGTGGTGTAGCGTGACGTACCAGGTTTGCGGCGATCTAATTCAATTTGAATTTCTTCTTCGCTAATTTCAATTCCCGGCGGACAGCCATCAACAATACAACCCAAAGCCAAACCATGACTTTCACCAAACGTTGTTACCGTAAATAATTTACCTATCGTATTACCAGACACGTTTATAACCCTTTACTTAAAATACTTTATCTAATATAAGCTGCGTCAATCGCCTGTTTATATTTTATTAATTCTTGCTTGGTGATAAGAAACACCCCATCACCGCCATTTTCAAAGTTTAACCAAGTAAATGGCACTTCTGGGTAGGCAATTGGCATGTGTACTTGCGAGTTACCTACCTCAACAATTAATACGCCATCGTCATATAAATGATCAGCGGCTTGCGCTAATAGTCGACGTACAATATCTAATCCATCATAACCTGCGGCTAAGCCCAGCTCAGGTTCACGACCAAATTCATCTGGCATACCCGCCATGTCTTCTTCATCAACATAAGGAGGGTTGCTAACAATTAAGTCGTACTTTTGTCCTTGTAAACCATCAAACACATCTGACTGGATCGGTGTTACCTGTTCAAGCAAGCCATGGTTTTCAATATTCACTTCCGTTACATTTAAAGCGTCAATTGAAATATCCACTGCATCGACTTCGGCATTAGGAAAAGCATAGGCCATAGCAATCGCGATGCAACCTGAACCGGTACATAAATCCAAAACACGCTGCACCTTGTTAGCTTCAACCCAAGGTGAAAATTGATTTTCGATCAATTCAGCGATAGGTGAGCGTGGCACTAATACACGTTCATCCACAAAAAAAGGCAAACCGCAAAAATGAGCTTGGTTAGTAATGTAAGCTAACGGCTTTCTTAAATTAATGCGCTGCTCAGCCATTTCAACTATGTGTTGGCGTTCGCTATGAGTTAATTTTGCAGGATATAAATCTTTGCCCCCAGCAACGGGTAAATTTAACGCAGCACAGATTAATGCAAAACCTTCATCCCAGCCATTATCAGTACCATGACCAAAATACACTTCGTTTTCATTAAAACGCGAAACTAACCAACGCAACATATCAAAAAATGTCGATAGTTCAGTTACCGCTTCCTGACTTTGAGATTGAGTTAACATGAGGCTTTTCTTTCAGATAGTTCAACTATCAGATCGTTTTAGGCTATAATCCGCCGCCATTATTACCAACTAGTGACTGGCCATTTACAGGCGAATGATGAGCTCAAAATTTTCGAATGATGACGAAATGGATTTATTTCGCCAAGCTATGGGCGATACCCGTCAAATTAAGCAGGACAAGATACAGCCTGAAGCCAAGCGGAACAAGCAAAAAATCGCATTAGATATAGAAAAGCGCACAGTGCGCGAAGCCAGTTTCTATTTCTCAGATACGTTTGAACCGGCCATCGAATCAGACGGGCCAATTAAGTATGTGCAACAAGGCTTTGCTCATGATTTAGCCAAACGCATTCGCCGTGGTGATTTCCAACCCGATCTGATTTTAGATCTCCACGGTATGAAGCGCGATCACGCCAAACTAGAACTCGCCGAGCTGATCCACACAGCAATAAAAGAACACTGCCGCTGCATTTGTATTGTGCACGGAATTGGCAGTGGCATATTAAAAGCCAAAATACCACATTGGCTAGTGCAACATCCGAAAATAGCCGCCTTTCACCAAGCGCCATTAGAATTTGGCGGTAATGGTGCCATTTTGGCTTTAGTGGACCT
This genomic window from Saccharobesus litoralis contains:
- a CDS encoding DUF1800 domain-containing protein — protein: MSVQAAIATNRFAYGARPGDLNAAQADPKQWLIRQLINIPAPQGLATSDDIAQQFAVYREMKKREKDQANGKQVKLKKSQVQNMMQDMEYQKNFERSVFFDLTKDTFNQALESDNSLAWRLLDFFSNHFSVSASGRLMRGLAPTLEREAIGPNLVGKFEDMLLAVAQHPAMLIYLNNEQSFGENSKLGRRRKKGLNENLAREILELHTLGVDGGYSQADVIELAKAITGWSVAVPNRQEGTGFKFRDNGHEPGTRRLLGKRYAQQGVSQGKAMLLDLARHANTAQYVCFKLARHFVADTPDPQLVSVMQKTWLRTQGDIKQVMITLINHDAAWLEQAQKFKTPREFVISGLRALNARDLKDKHIVYMLDQLGQRPFNAGSPAGYSDQQADWDGASALMARIDWASMQASQRRKQNAKQLVKNSLGEWASESTSTWISRAESHQQGIAMLLMSPEFQRR
- a CDS encoding MFS transporter, coding for MLNSIYFRLSHTYFSYFAILGVVAHYFGLYLSELGLSPLQVGTILSVMTIGRIFGPFLWANLADKKQNKRQIIRIGASLALLFFIPLLFSHQFYLMLCSLTIFTLFWTAILPQLESVCAACYKGNAKLYSRTRVWGSISFTGLVMASGIAFEWLGVINTIEWATLSLLGLLVLSSWRLPQDRRVVQAKQDVGSIKQTLLKPQVIMFYVACFLLQLSFAAYYGFFSIYLTELGYSGTQIGILIAFGVLCEVLLFVKAGHIVQLWSLKWIFIGCYLASAVRWLTIGQWPEQFWLLLAAQSIHALGYGLHHIAAQRFIRSQFPAKQQSRGQAIYVGATYGLGGAIGSISVGAMWDWNASATYVISGLVALLACLLTLKLQVK
- the aroC gene encoding chorismate synthase, with translation MSGNTIGKLFTVTTFGESHGLALGCIVDGCPPGIEISEEEIQIELDRRKPGTSRYTTQRREPDQVKILSGVFEGKTTGTSIGMIIENTDQRSKDYSKIKDTFRPGHADYTYTHKYGHRDYRGGGRSSARETAMRVAAGAIAKKYLKQKFGVEVRGYLSQLGPIKAESVDFEQVSQNPFFFPDASKLEALDEYMRDLKKEGDSIGAKVTVEASAVPVGLGEPVFDRLDAEIAYSLMSINAVKGVEVGAGFDCINQKGSEHRDVMTPNGFLSNNAGGVLGGISTGQDIVASIALKPTSSITVPGETIDINGETTEVITKGRHDPCVGIRAVPIAEAMLAITLMDHVMRHRAQNIDVNVATPDITKQA
- the prmB gene encoding 50S ribosomal protein L3 N(5)-glutamine methyltransferase; the protein is MLTQSQSQEAVTELSTFFDMLRWLVSRFNENEVYFGHGTDNGWDEGFALICAALNLPVAGGKDLYPAKLTHSERQHIVEMAEQRINLRKPLAYITNQAHFCGLPFFVDERVLVPRSPIAELIENQFSPWVEANKVQRVLDLCTGSGCIAIAMAYAFPNAEVDAVDISIDALNVTEVNIENHGLLEQVTPIQSDVFDGLQGQKYDLIVSNPPYVDEEDMAGMPDEFGREPELGLAAGYDGLDIVRRLLAQAADHLYDDGVLIVEVGNSQVHMPIAYPEVPFTWLNFENGGDGVFLITKQELIKYKQAIDAAYIR
- the smrB gene encoding endonuclease SmrB, with the translated sequence MSSKFSNDDEMDLFRQAMGDTRQIKQDKIQPEAKRNKQKIALDIEKRTVREASFYFSDTFEPAIESDGPIKYVQQGFAHDLAKRIRRGDFQPDLILDLHGMKRDHAKLELAELIHTAIKEHCRCICIVHGIGSGILKAKIPHWLVQHPKIAAFHQAPLEFGGNGAILALVDLGEEEAFF